A single window of Podarcis raffonei isolate rPodRaf1 chromosome 9, rPodRaf1.pri, whole genome shotgun sequence DNA harbors:
- the PCDH10 gene encoding protocadherin-10 isoform X11 → MVVLFVFALIWMVEGALSQLHYTVQEEQEHGTFVGNIAEDLGLDITKLSARRFQTVPNSRSPYLDLNLETGVLYVNEKIDREQICKQSPSCQLHLEVFLENPLELFRVEIEVLDINDNPPAFPEPDLTVEISESATPGTRFPLESAFDPDVGTNSLRTYEITPNGYFSLDVQTQPDGNRFAELVLSKPLDREQQAVHRYVLTAVDGGQPQQRTGTALLTIRVLDSNDNVPAFEQPVYTVALPENSPPGTLVLQLNASDPDEGQNGEIIYSFSSHISARARELFGISPRTGRLEVNGELDFEESSVYQVYVQAKDLGPNAVPAHCKVLVRVLDANDNAPEISFSTVKEAVSEAAAPGTVVALFSVSDRDSEENGQVQCELLQGDAPFRLKSSFKNYYTIVTEGPLDREQPGGDAYTLTVVARDLGEPALSTSKSIQVRISDVNDNAPRFSQPVYQVYVSENNVPGAYIYAVSATDRDQGANAQLAYSILDSQIQGMSVFTYVSINSENGFLYALRSFDYEQLKEFSFQVEARDAAGGGGGPDDPDVEQALAGNATVNIVVVDQNDNAPAIVSPLPGRNGTPAREVLPRGAEPGYLVTRVAAVDADDGENARLTYSIARGNEASLFRMDWRTGELRTARKVPAKRDAQRPYELVIEVRDHGQPPLSSTAALHVVLVDSAVERQGAGAGGGGGGAGAGGGLGPGGAGGPGGEHRPSRSGGGAGGETSLDLTLILIIALGSVSFIFLLAMIVLAVRCQKEKKLNIYTCLASDCCLSCCCCCPCCSRQARARKKKLSKSDIMLVQSSNVPSNPAQVPVEESASFGSHHHNQNYCYQVCLTPESAKTDLMFLKPCSPSRSTDAEHNPCGAIVTGYTDQQPDIISNGSILSSETKHQRAELSYLVDRPRRVNSSAFQEADIVSSKDSGHGDSEQGDSDHDATNRGQSSARKRIC, encoded by the exons ATGGTCGTGCTATTCGTCTTTGCCTTAATCTGGATGGTGGAGGGAGCCCTTTCGCAGCTTCACTACACGGTGCAGGAGGAGCAAGAGCATGGCACTTTCGTGGGGAATATCGCCGAAGATCTGGGCTTGGACATTACAAAACTTTCCGCTCGCCGCTTCCAGACGGTGCCCAATTCGCGGAGCCCTTACCTGGACCTCAACCTGGAGACCGGGGTGCTGTACGTGAACGAGAAGATCGACCGCGAGCAGATCTGCAAGCAGAGTCCGTCGTGCCAGCTGCACCTCGAGGTCTTCCTGGAGAACCCGCTGGAGCTCTTCCGCGTCGAGATCGAAGTGCTGGACATCAACGACAACCCGCCCGCCTTCCCGGAACCCGACCTGACGGTGGAGATCTCGGAGAGCGCCACGCCAGGCACCCGCTTCCCCTTGGAGAGCGCCTTCGACCCGGACGTGGGCACCAACTCGCTGCGCACCTACGAGATCACCCCCAATGGCTACTTCTCGCTGGACGTGCAGACGCAGCCCGACGGCAACCGCTTCGCTGAGCTGGTGCTCTCCAAGCCGCTGGACCGCGAGCAGCAGGCGGTACACCGCTACGTGCTGACGGCCGTAGATGGCGGGCAGCCCCAGCAGCGCACGGGCACAGCCCTGCTCACCATCCGCGTGCTGGACTCCAACGACAACGTGCCCGCCTTCGAGCAGCCCGTCTACACGGTCGCCCTGCCCGAGAACTCGCCGCCGGGCACGCTGGTGCTGCAGCTCAACGCCAGCGACCCGGACGAGGGCCAGAATGGCGAGATCATCTACTCTTTCAGCAGCCACATCTCGGCCCGTGCGCGAGAGCTCTTCGGCATCTCGCCGCGCACGGGTCGCCTCGAGGTGAACGGCGAGCTGGACTTCGAGGAGAGCAGCGTGTACCAGGTGTACGTGCAAGCCAAGGACCTGGGCCCCAACGCCGTGCCCGCCCACTGCAAAGTGCTGGTGCGGGTGCTCGACGCCAACGACAACGCGCCCGAGATCAGCTTCTCCACCGTCAAGGAGGCCGTGAGCGAGGCTGCCGCGCCGGGCACCGTGGTGGCTCTGTTTAGCGTGTCCGACCGCGACTCTGAGGAGAACGGGCAAGTGCAGTGCGAGTTGCTGCAGGGCGACGCGCCTTTCCGTCTGAAGAGCTCCTTCAAGAACTACTACACCATCGTCACCGAAGGGCCCCTGGACCGCGAGCAGCCCGGCGGAGACGCCTACACGCTGACGGTGGTAGCCCGGGACCTGGGCGAGCCGGCGCTGAGCACCAGCAAGTCCATCCAGGTGCGCATCAGCGACGTGAACGACAACGCTCCGCGCTTCTCGCAGCCCGTCTACCAGGTGTACGTGAGCGAGAACAACGTGCCTGGCGCGTACATCTACGCCGTGAGCGCCACCGACCGCGACCAGGGCGCCAACGCGCAGCTGGCCTACTCCATCCTTGACAGCCAGATCCAGGGCATGTCGGTGTTCACCTACGTATCCATCAACTCCGAGAACGGCTTCCTGTACGCCTTGCGCTCCTTCGACTACGAGCAGCTCAAGGAGTTCAGCTTCCAAGTGGAAGCCCGCGACGCGGCGGGCGGAGGCGGAGGACCCGACGACCCCGACGTCGAGCAAGCTCTGGCCGGCAACGCGACGGTCAACATCGTAGTGGTGGACCAGAACGACAACGCGCCCGCCATCGTCAGCCCGCTGCCCGGGCGCAATGGCACGCCGGCGCGGGAGGTGCTTCCCCGCGGCGCCGAGCCGGGCTACCTGGTGACCCGCGTGGCGGCCGTGGACGCGGACGACGGCGAGAACGCGCGCCTCACCTACAGCATCGCGCGTGGCAACGAGGCCAGCCTGTTCCGCATGGACTGGCGCACGGGCGAGCTGCGCACCGCGCGCAAGGTGCCCGCCAAGCGCGACGCGCAGCGGCCCTACGAGCTGGTCATCGAGGTTCGCGACCACGGGCAGCCGCCGCTCTCCTCCACCGCCGCCCTGCACGTGGTCTTGGTGGACAGCGCCGTGGAGAGGCAGGGCGCGGGCGCGGGAGGTGGCGGAGGCGGCGCAGGGGCCGGCGGGGGGCTGGGTCCCGGGGGCGCTGGGGGCCCCGGCGGAGAGCACCGGCCAAGCCGCTCGGGGGGCGGTGCCGGCGGTGAGACATCCCTGGACCTGACGCTGATCCTCATCATCGCGCTGGGCTCGGTCTCCTTCATCTTCCTGCTGGCCATGATCGTGCTGGCCGTACGCTGCCAGAAGGAGAAGAAGCTCAACATCTACACGTGCCTGGCCAGCGACTGCtgcctcagctgctgctgctgctgcccctgctgcagCCGCCAAGCGCGGGCGCGCAAGAAGAAGCTCAGCAAGTCCGATATCATGCTCGTGCAGAGCTCCAACGTACCCAGCAACCCGGCCCAGGTGCCCGTCGAGGAGTCAGCCAGCTTCGGCTCCCACCACCACAACCAGAACTACTGCTACCAGGTCTGCCTCACCCCCGAGTCGGCCAAGACCGACCTGATGTTCCTCAAGCCCTGCAGCCCTTCCCGCAGCACCGACGCCGAGCACAACCCTTGCGGGGCCATCGTCACCGGATACACCGACCAGCAGCCCGACATCATCTCCAATGGCAGTATATTGTCCAGCGAG ACTAAACACCAGCGTGCAGAGCTCAGTTATCTAGTTGATAGACCACGGCGGGTAAACAG TTCTGCATTCCAGGAAGCAGACATAGTAAGCTCTAAGGACAGTGGTCATGGAGACAGTGAGCAAGGAGACAGCGATCATGACGCCACTAATCGAGGTCAATCCTCTG
- the PCDH10 gene encoding protocadherin-10 isoform X9: MVVLFVFALIWMVEGALSQLHYTVQEEQEHGTFVGNIAEDLGLDITKLSARRFQTVPNSRSPYLDLNLETGVLYVNEKIDREQICKQSPSCQLHLEVFLENPLELFRVEIEVLDINDNPPAFPEPDLTVEISESATPGTRFPLESAFDPDVGTNSLRTYEITPNGYFSLDVQTQPDGNRFAELVLSKPLDREQQAVHRYVLTAVDGGQPQQRTGTALLTIRVLDSNDNVPAFEQPVYTVALPENSPPGTLVLQLNASDPDEGQNGEIIYSFSSHISARARELFGISPRTGRLEVNGELDFEESSVYQVYVQAKDLGPNAVPAHCKVLVRVLDANDNAPEISFSTVKEAVSEAAAPGTVVALFSVSDRDSEENGQVQCELLQGDAPFRLKSSFKNYYTIVTEGPLDREQPGGDAYTLTVVARDLGEPALSTSKSIQVRISDVNDNAPRFSQPVYQVYVSENNVPGAYIYAVSATDRDQGANAQLAYSILDSQIQGMSVFTYVSINSENGFLYALRSFDYEQLKEFSFQVEARDAAGGGGGPDDPDVEQALAGNATVNIVVVDQNDNAPAIVSPLPGRNGTPAREVLPRGAEPGYLVTRVAAVDADDGENARLTYSIARGNEASLFRMDWRTGELRTARKVPAKRDAQRPYELVIEVRDHGQPPLSSTAALHVVLVDSAVERQGAGAGGGGGGAGAGGGLGPGGAGGPGGEHRPSRSGGGAGGETSLDLTLILIIALGSVSFIFLLAMIVLAVRCQKEKKLNIYTCLASDCCLSCCCCCPCCSRQARARKKKLSKSDIMLVQSSNVPSNPAQVPVEESASFGSHHHNQNYCYQVCLTPESAKTDLMFLKPCSPSRSTDAEHNPCGAIVTGYTDQQPDIISNGSILSSETKHQRAELSYLVDRPRRVNSSAFQEADIVSSKDSGHGDSEQGDSDHDATNRGQSSGTLVHTTSTEKDMLVNSTGLT; this comes from the exons ATGGTCGTGCTATTCGTCTTTGCCTTAATCTGGATGGTGGAGGGAGCCCTTTCGCAGCTTCACTACACGGTGCAGGAGGAGCAAGAGCATGGCACTTTCGTGGGGAATATCGCCGAAGATCTGGGCTTGGACATTACAAAACTTTCCGCTCGCCGCTTCCAGACGGTGCCCAATTCGCGGAGCCCTTACCTGGACCTCAACCTGGAGACCGGGGTGCTGTACGTGAACGAGAAGATCGACCGCGAGCAGATCTGCAAGCAGAGTCCGTCGTGCCAGCTGCACCTCGAGGTCTTCCTGGAGAACCCGCTGGAGCTCTTCCGCGTCGAGATCGAAGTGCTGGACATCAACGACAACCCGCCCGCCTTCCCGGAACCCGACCTGACGGTGGAGATCTCGGAGAGCGCCACGCCAGGCACCCGCTTCCCCTTGGAGAGCGCCTTCGACCCGGACGTGGGCACCAACTCGCTGCGCACCTACGAGATCACCCCCAATGGCTACTTCTCGCTGGACGTGCAGACGCAGCCCGACGGCAACCGCTTCGCTGAGCTGGTGCTCTCCAAGCCGCTGGACCGCGAGCAGCAGGCGGTACACCGCTACGTGCTGACGGCCGTAGATGGCGGGCAGCCCCAGCAGCGCACGGGCACAGCCCTGCTCACCATCCGCGTGCTGGACTCCAACGACAACGTGCCCGCCTTCGAGCAGCCCGTCTACACGGTCGCCCTGCCCGAGAACTCGCCGCCGGGCACGCTGGTGCTGCAGCTCAACGCCAGCGACCCGGACGAGGGCCAGAATGGCGAGATCATCTACTCTTTCAGCAGCCACATCTCGGCCCGTGCGCGAGAGCTCTTCGGCATCTCGCCGCGCACGGGTCGCCTCGAGGTGAACGGCGAGCTGGACTTCGAGGAGAGCAGCGTGTACCAGGTGTACGTGCAAGCCAAGGACCTGGGCCCCAACGCCGTGCCCGCCCACTGCAAAGTGCTGGTGCGGGTGCTCGACGCCAACGACAACGCGCCCGAGATCAGCTTCTCCACCGTCAAGGAGGCCGTGAGCGAGGCTGCCGCGCCGGGCACCGTGGTGGCTCTGTTTAGCGTGTCCGACCGCGACTCTGAGGAGAACGGGCAAGTGCAGTGCGAGTTGCTGCAGGGCGACGCGCCTTTCCGTCTGAAGAGCTCCTTCAAGAACTACTACACCATCGTCACCGAAGGGCCCCTGGACCGCGAGCAGCCCGGCGGAGACGCCTACACGCTGACGGTGGTAGCCCGGGACCTGGGCGAGCCGGCGCTGAGCACCAGCAAGTCCATCCAGGTGCGCATCAGCGACGTGAACGACAACGCTCCGCGCTTCTCGCAGCCCGTCTACCAGGTGTACGTGAGCGAGAACAACGTGCCTGGCGCGTACATCTACGCCGTGAGCGCCACCGACCGCGACCAGGGCGCCAACGCGCAGCTGGCCTACTCCATCCTTGACAGCCAGATCCAGGGCATGTCGGTGTTCACCTACGTATCCATCAACTCCGAGAACGGCTTCCTGTACGCCTTGCGCTCCTTCGACTACGAGCAGCTCAAGGAGTTCAGCTTCCAAGTGGAAGCCCGCGACGCGGCGGGCGGAGGCGGAGGACCCGACGACCCCGACGTCGAGCAAGCTCTGGCCGGCAACGCGACGGTCAACATCGTAGTGGTGGACCAGAACGACAACGCGCCCGCCATCGTCAGCCCGCTGCCCGGGCGCAATGGCACGCCGGCGCGGGAGGTGCTTCCCCGCGGCGCCGAGCCGGGCTACCTGGTGACCCGCGTGGCGGCCGTGGACGCGGACGACGGCGAGAACGCGCGCCTCACCTACAGCATCGCGCGTGGCAACGAGGCCAGCCTGTTCCGCATGGACTGGCGCACGGGCGAGCTGCGCACCGCGCGCAAGGTGCCCGCCAAGCGCGACGCGCAGCGGCCCTACGAGCTGGTCATCGAGGTTCGCGACCACGGGCAGCCGCCGCTCTCCTCCACCGCCGCCCTGCACGTGGTCTTGGTGGACAGCGCCGTGGAGAGGCAGGGCGCGGGCGCGGGAGGTGGCGGAGGCGGCGCAGGGGCCGGCGGGGGGCTGGGTCCCGGGGGCGCTGGGGGCCCCGGCGGAGAGCACCGGCCAAGCCGCTCGGGGGGCGGTGCCGGCGGTGAGACATCCCTGGACCTGACGCTGATCCTCATCATCGCGCTGGGCTCGGTCTCCTTCATCTTCCTGCTGGCCATGATCGTGCTGGCCGTACGCTGCCAGAAGGAGAAGAAGCTCAACATCTACACGTGCCTGGCCAGCGACTGCtgcctcagctgctgctgctgctgcccctgctgcagCCGCCAAGCGCGGGCGCGCAAGAAGAAGCTCAGCAAGTCCGATATCATGCTCGTGCAGAGCTCCAACGTACCCAGCAACCCGGCCCAGGTGCCCGTCGAGGAGTCAGCCAGCTTCGGCTCCCACCACCACAACCAGAACTACTGCTACCAGGTCTGCCTCACCCCCGAGTCGGCCAAGACCGACCTGATGTTCCTCAAGCCCTGCAGCCCTTCCCGCAGCACCGACGCCGAGCACAACCCTTGCGGGGCCATCGTCACCGGATACACCGACCAGCAGCCCGACATCATCTCCAATGGCAGTATATTGTCCAGCGAG ACTAAACACCAGCGTGCAGAGCTCAGTTATCTAGTTGATAGACCACGGCGGGTAAACAG TTCTGCATTCCAGGAAGCAGACATAGTAAGCTCTAAGGACAGTGGTCATGGAGACAGTGAGCAAGGAGACAGCGATCATGACGCCACTAATCGAGGTCAATCCTCTG
- the PCDH10 gene encoding protocadherin-10 isoform X7, translating into MVVLFVFALIWMVEGALSQLHYTVQEEQEHGTFVGNIAEDLGLDITKLSARRFQTVPNSRSPYLDLNLETGVLYVNEKIDREQICKQSPSCQLHLEVFLENPLELFRVEIEVLDINDNPPAFPEPDLTVEISESATPGTRFPLESAFDPDVGTNSLRTYEITPNGYFSLDVQTQPDGNRFAELVLSKPLDREQQAVHRYVLTAVDGGQPQQRTGTALLTIRVLDSNDNVPAFEQPVYTVALPENSPPGTLVLQLNASDPDEGQNGEIIYSFSSHISARARELFGISPRTGRLEVNGELDFEESSVYQVYVQAKDLGPNAVPAHCKVLVRVLDANDNAPEISFSTVKEAVSEAAAPGTVVALFSVSDRDSEENGQVQCELLQGDAPFRLKSSFKNYYTIVTEGPLDREQPGGDAYTLTVVARDLGEPALSTSKSIQVRISDVNDNAPRFSQPVYQVYVSENNVPGAYIYAVSATDRDQGANAQLAYSILDSQIQGMSVFTYVSINSENGFLYALRSFDYEQLKEFSFQVEARDAAGGGGGPDDPDVEQALAGNATVNIVVVDQNDNAPAIVSPLPGRNGTPAREVLPRGAEPGYLVTRVAAVDADDGENARLTYSIARGNEASLFRMDWRTGELRTARKVPAKRDAQRPYELVIEVRDHGQPPLSSTAALHVVLVDSAVERQGAGAGGGGGGAGAGGGLGPGGAGGPGGEHRPSRSGGGAGGETSLDLTLILIIALGSVSFIFLLAMIVLAVRCQKEKKLNIYTCLASDCCLSCCCCCPCCSRQARARKKKLSKSDIMLVQSSNVPSNPAQVPVEESASFGSHHHNQNYCYQVCLTPESAKTDLMFLKPCSPSRSTDAEHNPCGAIVTGYTDQQPDIISNGSILSSETKHQRAELSYLVDRPRRVNSSAFQEADIVSSKDSGHGDSEQGDSDHDATNRGQSSGPWFQNIHLHLRRLPFNYLRPAEEATV; encoded by the exons ATGGTCGTGCTATTCGTCTTTGCCTTAATCTGGATGGTGGAGGGAGCCCTTTCGCAGCTTCACTACACGGTGCAGGAGGAGCAAGAGCATGGCACTTTCGTGGGGAATATCGCCGAAGATCTGGGCTTGGACATTACAAAACTTTCCGCTCGCCGCTTCCAGACGGTGCCCAATTCGCGGAGCCCTTACCTGGACCTCAACCTGGAGACCGGGGTGCTGTACGTGAACGAGAAGATCGACCGCGAGCAGATCTGCAAGCAGAGTCCGTCGTGCCAGCTGCACCTCGAGGTCTTCCTGGAGAACCCGCTGGAGCTCTTCCGCGTCGAGATCGAAGTGCTGGACATCAACGACAACCCGCCCGCCTTCCCGGAACCCGACCTGACGGTGGAGATCTCGGAGAGCGCCACGCCAGGCACCCGCTTCCCCTTGGAGAGCGCCTTCGACCCGGACGTGGGCACCAACTCGCTGCGCACCTACGAGATCACCCCCAATGGCTACTTCTCGCTGGACGTGCAGACGCAGCCCGACGGCAACCGCTTCGCTGAGCTGGTGCTCTCCAAGCCGCTGGACCGCGAGCAGCAGGCGGTACACCGCTACGTGCTGACGGCCGTAGATGGCGGGCAGCCCCAGCAGCGCACGGGCACAGCCCTGCTCACCATCCGCGTGCTGGACTCCAACGACAACGTGCCCGCCTTCGAGCAGCCCGTCTACACGGTCGCCCTGCCCGAGAACTCGCCGCCGGGCACGCTGGTGCTGCAGCTCAACGCCAGCGACCCGGACGAGGGCCAGAATGGCGAGATCATCTACTCTTTCAGCAGCCACATCTCGGCCCGTGCGCGAGAGCTCTTCGGCATCTCGCCGCGCACGGGTCGCCTCGAGGTGAACGGCGAGCTGGACTTCGAGGAGAGCAGCGTGTACCAGGTGTACGTGCAAGCCAAGGACCTGGGCCCCAACGCCGTGCCCGCCCACTGCAAAGTGCTGGTGCGGGTGCTCGACGCCAACGACAACGCGCCCGAGATCAGCTTCTCCACCGTCAAGGAGGCCGTGAGCGAGGCTGCCGCGCCGGGCACCGTGGTGGCTCTGTTTAGCGTGTCCGACCGCGACTCTGAGGAGAACGGGCAAGTGCAGTGCGAGTTGCTGCAGGGCGACGCGCCTTTCCGTCTGAAGAGCTCCTTCAAGAACTACTACACCATCGTCACCGAAGGGCCCCTGGACCGCGAGCAGCCCGGCGGAGACGCCTACACGCTGACGGTGGTAGCCCGGGACCTGGGCGAGCCGGCGCTGAGCACCAGCAAGTCCATCCAGGTGCGCATCAGCGACGTGAACGACAACGCTCCGCGCTTCTCGCAGCCCGTCTACCAGGTGTACGTGAGCGAGAACAACGTGCCTGGCGCGTACATCTACGCCGTGAGCGCCACCGACCGCGACCAGGGCGCCAACGCGCAGCTGGCCTACTCCATCCTTGACAGCCAGATCCAGGGCATGTCGGTGTTCACCTACGTATCCATCAACTCCGAGAACGGCTTCCTGTACGCCTTGCGCTCCTTCGACTACGAGCAGCTCAAGGAGTTCAGCTTCCAAGTGGAAGCCCGCGACGCGGCGGGCGGAGGCGGAGGACCCGACGACCCCGACGTCGAGCAAGCTCTGGCCGGCAACGCGACGGTCAACATCGTAGTGGTGGACCAGAACGACAACGCGCCCGCCATCGTCAGCCCGCTGCCCGGGCGCAATGGCACGCCGGCGCGGGAGGTGCTTCCCCGCGGCGCCGAGCCGGGCTACCTGGTGACCCGCGTGGCGGCCGTGGACGCGGACGACGGCGAGAACGCGCGCCTCACCTACAGCATCGCGCGTGGCAACGAGGCCAGCCTGTTCCGCATGGACTGGCGCACGGGCGAGCTGCGCACCGCGCGCAAGGTGCCCGCCAAGCGCGACGCGCAGCGGCCCTACGAGCTGGTCATCGAGGTTCGCGACCACGGGCAGCCGCCGCTCTCCTCCACCGCCGCCCTGCACGTGGTCTTGGTGGACAGCGCCGTGGAGAGGCAGGGCGCGGGCGCGGGAGGTGGCGGAGGCGGCGCAGGGGCCGGCGGGGGGCTGGGTCCCGGGGGCGCTGGGGGCCCCGGCGGAGAGCACCGGCCAAGCCGCTCGGGGGGCGGTGCCGGCGGTGAGACATCCCTGGACCTGACGCTGATCCTCATCATCGCGCTGGGCTCGGTCTCCTTCATCTTCCTGCTGGCCATGATCGTGCTGGCCGTACGCTGCCAGAAGGAGAAGAAGCTCAACATCTACACGTGCCTGGCCAGCGACTGCtgcctcagctgctgctgctgctgcccctgctgcagCCGCCAAGCGCGGGCGCGCAAGAAGAAGCTCAGCAAGTCCGATATCATGCTCGTGCAGAGCTCCAACGTACCCAGCAACCCGGCCCAGGTGCCCGTCGAGGAGTCAGCCAGCTTCGGCTCCCACCACCACAACCAGAACTACTGCTACCAGGTCTGCCTCACCCCCGAGTCGGCCAAGACCGACCTGATGTTCCTCAAGCCCTGCAGCCCTTCCCGCAGCACCGACGCCGAGCACAACCCTTGCGGGGCCATCGTCACCGGATACACCGACCAGCAGCCCGACATCATCTCCAATGGCAGTATATTGTCCAGCGAG ACTAAACACCAGCGTGCAGAGCTCAGTTATCTAGTTGATAGACCACGGCGGGTAAACAG TTCTGCATTCCAGGAAGCAGACATAGTAAGCTCTAAGGACAGTGGTCATGGAGACAGTGAGCAAGGAGACAGCGATCATGACGCCACTAATCGAGGTCAATCCTCTG